From a region of the Panicum virgatum strain AP13 chromosome 2K, P.virgatum_v5, whole genome shotgun sequence genome:
- the LOC120696103 gene encoding protein mago nashi homolog 2-like yields MATAGGDAEFYLRYYAGHKGKFGHEFLEFEFRPDGKLRYANNSNYRNDIMIRKEVFVSPSVVREARRIIQESEVMKEDDSNWPVPNHIGRQELEIVMGNEHISFTTSMIGSLVDVQTSRDPDGLRIFYYLVQDLKCFVFSLINLHYKIKSIQS; encoded by the exons atggcgacggccggcggcgatgcGGAGTTCTACCTGCGGTACTACGCGGGGCACAAGGGCAAGTTCGGGCACGAGTTCCTCGAGTTCGAGTTCCGCCCCGACGGCAAGCTCCGGTACGCCAACAACTCCAATTACAGGAACGACATCATGATCCGCAAAGAGGTCTTCGTCTCGCCCTCCGTGGTCCGCGAGGCCAGAAGAATCATCCAGGAGTCGGAG GTTATGAAGGAGGACGACAGCAACTGGCCTGTGCCGAACCACATTGGCAGGCAAGAGCTCGAGATCGTTATGGGCAACGAGCACATCTCGTTCACCACCTCCATGATTGGCTCCCTTGTCGATGTTCAGACAAGCAGGGACCCCGATGGCCTACGCATCTTCTACTACCTCGTTCAG gatctcaagtgTTTCGTGTTTTCGCTGATCAACCTCCACTACAAGATCAAGTCAATTCAGTCCTGA
- the LOC120682349 gene encoding MYG1 protein-like isoform X1, translating into MVQATGQPRRPTEAPRPLRILRPRGAAFPSRSRRSAPTGYSPSTAAPPSRPRGSVAPPCRSPLLGIYPDPASPLPATPFTRPEPVPSGGRRRRLYTPTIPTSGAFPARVRARSLAPLSPSKPFLIPSLVRMLAAAWRLSQRAVTSPLLGVGCSRIRSPFPAMASLSPAAAASPKRLRVYSSAAADGAGSSKRVGTHNGSFHCDEALGCFLIRLTSQFAGADIVRTRDSQILDTLDAVLDVGGVYDPSRHRYDHHQKGFSEVFGHGFNTKLSSAGLVYKHFGKEIIAKELGIDEDHEDVHRLYHAIYKSFVEGLDAIDNGINQYDTDQPPKYVNNTHLSSRVGRLNPDWTDPDQSPEKENAAFQQAMILAGSEFMESVRFHVKSWLPARSIVLECLLSRGEVDPSGEIMVLDRFCPWKLHLFELEEELKIDALTKYVLYQDVRSQSWRVQAVGVAPDRFESRKALPWRGMRDDELSAETGIPGCVFVHMSGVIGGNKTYEGALEMARAALKC; encoded by the exons ATGGTTCAGGCGACAGGACAGCCGCGCCGTCCGACGGAAGCTCCCCGTCCCCTTCGCATCCTCCGCCCCCGCGGCGCCGCCTTCCCCAGCCGCTCCCGCCGGTCTGCTCCTACAGGCTACAGTCCTAGTACGGCAGCTCCTCCCTCGCGGCCGCGCGGCTCCgtagctccgccgtgccgctctCCCTTGCTGGGTATCTATCCTGATCCTGCATCTCCGCTCCCCGCGACGCCTTTTACGCGACCAGAACCAGTGCCgtccggcggccgccggcgccgcctctacACCCCTACAATTCCAACATCAGGTGCGTTCCCCGCTCGCGTCCGCGCACGAAGCCTTGCCCCGTTGTCCCCCTCAAAACCCTTCCTCATCCCATCGCTCGTACGtatgctcgccgccgcctggaggCTGTCGCAGCGAGCCGTCACGTCTCCTCTCCTTGGCGTCGGCTGCTCCCGAATCCGGAGCCCTTTCCCCGCCATGGCGTCtctctcgccggccgccgccgcctcgccgaagAGGCTGAGGGTCtactcgtccgccgccgccgacggcgcggGGAGCAGCAAGCGGGTGGGGACACACAACGGCAGCTTCCACTGCGACGAGGCGCTCGGCTGCTTCCTTATCCGCCTCACCTCCCAGTTCGCTGGCGCCGACATCGTCCGCACCCGCGACTCCCAG ATCCTTGATACACTGGACGCCGTGCTTGATGTTGGTGGTGTTTATGATCCCAGCCGGCATCGCTATGATCATCACCAGAAGGGCTTCAGTGAGGTTTTTGGACATGGATTCAACACAAAACTTAGCAGTGCTGGACTTGTGTACAAG CATTTTGGTAAGGAAATAATTGCTAAGGAGCTTGGGATTGATGAGGACCATGAAGATGTTCACCGTTTGTATCATGCAATATATAAAAGTTTTGTTGAG GGACTTGATGCAATTGACAATGGAATCAATCAATATGACACAGACCAACCACCAAAGTATGTGAACAATACACACTTATCTTCACGTGTTGGACGTCTTAATCCAGACTGGACTGATCCAGACCAGTCACCTGAGAAGGAGAATGCGGCATTTCAACAAGCAATGATTCTAGCTGGAAGTGAATTTATGGAG AGTGTTCGCTTTCATGTTAAATCATGGTTACCTGCAAGATCTATTGTCCTGGAGTGTTTGCTATCAAGAGGGGAGGTTGACCCAAGTGGAGAAATCATGGTTTTGGATAGATTCTGCCCG TGGAAGCTTCATCTATTTGAGCTTGAAGAGGAGCTGAAGATTGATGCTCTGACCAAGTATGTGCTGTATCAG GATGTGAGGAGCCAGAGCTGGCGAGTGCAAGCTGTTGGTGTTGCTCCCGACAGGTTCGAGAGCCGAAAGGCTCTGCCGTGGAGGGGCATGAGAGACGATGAACTGTCTGCCGAAACTGGCATTCCGGGCTGTGTGTTTGTCCATATGAGTGGTGTCATTGGGGGCAACAAGACCTATGAGGGAGCGTTGGAAATGGCACGAGCTGCTCTGAAATGCTGA
- the LOC120682349 gene encoding MYG1 exonuclease-like isoform X2: protein MASLSPAAAASPKRLRVYSSAAADGAGSSKRVGTHNGSFHCDEALGCFLIRLTSQFAGADIVRTRDSQILDTLDAVLDVGGVYDPSRHRYDHHQKGFSEVFGHGFNTKLSSAGLVYKHFGKEIIAKELGIDEDHEDVHRLYHAIYKSFVEGLDAIDNGINQYDTDQPPKYVNNTHLSSRVGRLNPDWTDPDQSPEKENAAFQQAMILAGSEFMESVRFHVKSWLPARSIVLECLLSRGEVDPSGEIMVLDRFCPWKLHLFELEEELKIDALTKYVLYQDVRSQSWRVQAVGVAPDRFESRKALPWRGMRDDELSAETGIPGCVFVHMSGVIGGNKTYEGALEMARAALKC, encoded by the exons ATGGCGTCtctctcgccggccgccgccgcctcgccgaagAGGCTGAGGGTCtactcgtccgccgccgccgacggcgcggGGAGCAGCAAGCGGGTGGGGACACACAACGGCAGCTTCCACTGCGACGAGGCGCTCGGCTGCTTCCTTATCCGCCTCACCTCCCAGTTCGCTGGCGCCGACATCGTCCGCACCCGCGACTCCCAG ATCCTTGATACACTGGACGCCGTGCTTGATGTTGGTGGTGTTTATGATCCCAGCCGGCATCGCTATGATCATCACCAGAAGGGCTTCAGTGAGGTTTTTGGACATGGATTCAACACAAAACTTAGCAGTGCTGGACTTGTGTACAAG CATTTTGGTAAGGAAATAATTGCTAAGGAGCTTGGGATTGATGAGGACCATGAAGATGTTCACCGTTTGTATCATGCAATATATAAAAGTTTTGTTGAG GGACTTGATGCAATTGACAATGGAATCAATCAATATGACACAGACCAACCACCAAAGTATGTGAACAATACACACTTATCTTCACGTGTTGGACGTCTTAATCCAGACTGGACTGATCCAGACCAGTCACCTGAGAAGGAGAATGCGGCATTTCAACAAGCAATGATTCTAGCTGGAAGTGAATTTATGGAG AGTGTTCGCTTTCATGTTAAATCATGGTTACCTGCAAGATCTATTGTCCTGGAGTGTTTGCTATCAAGAGGGGAGGTTGACCCAAGTGGAGAAATCATGGTTTTGGATAGATTCTGCCCG TGGAAGCTTCATCTATTTGAGCTTGAAGAGGAGCTGAAGATTGATGCTCTGACCAAGTATGTGCTGTATCAG GATGTGAGGAGCCAGAGCTGGCGAGTGCAAGCTGTTGGTGTTGCTCCCGACAGGTTCGAGAGCCGAAAGGCTCTGCCGTGGAGGGGCATGAGAGACGATGAACTGTCTGCCGAAACTGGCATTCCGGGCTGTGTGTTTGTCCATATGAGTGGTGTCATTGGGGGCAACAAGACCTATGAGGGAGCGTTGGAAATGGCACGAGCTGCTCTGAAATGCTGA